From the Salipiger sp. CCB-MM3 genome, the window GGCCACGCCGAAGAAGTTCTCGAAGCCGTTAAGGCGCTTTAAGCGCTCCGGCAGCAAGCGGCGGCTCAACTCCCTTCGAAGGGAGTTGCAACGTCCTTGCAAGGACGTTGTCTTCCGCTCTTTGGCCCGCGTGCCGCTGCGTGCCAAGCGCGATGCCAAAAAACCGGGCATGCCCCGGCGTAACTCCTATACAAAAGAAGTGCCTGAGATCGGCGAGTTTTCGCCGTTTGCGCGCTGATCCGCTGCTCTCGGCGAATCGCAAGCCCAAAATTGTTGCGATTTCGGGGTGGTCTGTTACTTCCCTTGCAGGCGACGGAGTTAGGGGACCTTCGCCAGAACAGGGACGGAATAAGGGACTGACACGTGCGAACGCGTCTCGCGATCAAATGGCACGCGCTGCTAGAGCGCTACTTTCCGGAACGCCGACTTTTTCTGAGATCGGACAATGACACGCGGTTCATCCGGCTCCGATCCGGCACGCAGGCCGCCGCGACGCTTGGCATCGCCCTCACCGTGGGCTGGACCATCGTCGCCACCGCCATCCTGATGATGGACAGCATCAGCGCAGGCAATTTCCGCGAGCAGGCCCGCCGCGACCAGACCACCTATCAGCAGCGCCTCAACGAGCTTTCGCGCGAACGCGACGTGCGCGCCGCCGAGGCCAAGGCCGCGCAGGAGCGTTTCAACGTTGCGCTGACGCAGGTCTCCGAAATGCAGTCGCAACTGCTGGACAGCGAGACCCGCCGCCGCGAACTGGAGACCGGGATCGACGTGATCCAGTCGACCCTCGGCACCGCGATGAAAGAGCGCGAAGAGGCCACGGGACGGCTTGCGACGCTGCAGGACCAACTGGACGAGGGCGGTACCGCCATCGCCTCTGCCGAGGGTGACGGCACGCTCGATCTGCTGTCCGAGGCGCTGGCCCGCACCGCCGAAGAGCGCGATCAAGTGGTGGCAGACGCGCAAGACGCGCTGGTGCGCGCCGACGAGATGGCCACCGAACTGCGCCTGCGCGAAGAGCAGAACGACATCATCTTCCGCCAGCTTGAAGACGCGATGACCATTTCGGTCGAGCCGCTCGACAAGATGTTCAAGGCCGCGGGGATGAATCCCGACAGCCTGATCAAGCAGGTCCGCAAAGGCTATTCCGGGCAAGGTGGCCCGCTCACCCCGCTGACCTTCACCACCCGCGGTCAGGAGCCTTCGCTCGACACCGAGCGCGCCAACCGCATCCTTGGCGAGATGGACAAGCTGAACCTTTACCGCATCGCCGCCGAAAAGGCGCCCTTCGCGGTGCCGCTAAAGGATCCGTTCCGCTTCACCTCTGGCTTCGGACGCCGCTGGGGTCGCCTGCACGCGGGCACCGATTTCGCCGCGCCGCATGGCACGCCGATCTATGCCACCGCCGATGGCGTGGTGATCCACGCGGGCTGGATGTCGGGCTACGGACGTTTGGTGAAGATCCAGCACGAGTTCGGCATCGAGACGCGCTATGCACATATGTCCAGAATCAACGTGAAGGTCGGCCAAAGGGTCTCGCGCGGGCAGCAGGTTGGTGCTATGGGAAATACAGGACGCTCGACCGGCACGCATCTTCACTATGAAGTTCGCGTAGGTGGCGAGCCAGTCAATCCCATGATCTACATCAAGGCTGCAAACGATGTTTTCTAAGAGCAAGATCAATGAACCCGGTCCCAAGGCCGAGGACACCGCGGCAAAGCCCGCTGTTTCCGACGCGCCCCGTTCGACCGAGTTCAAACCCACGGCCCCGAAAGCCAAGCCTCCGGCTTCGGTGCTGTCGAGCGATCTGCACATCACGGGCAACATCAAGACCACCGGCGACATTCAGGTGGAAGGCACCATCGAGGGCGACATCCGCGCCCACCTGCTGACCGTGGGCGAGTCCGCCACCATCAAGGGCGAGATCATCGCCGATGACGTGGTGATCAATGGCCGCATCGTGGGCCGCGTGCGCGGCCTGAAGGTGCGTCTGACCGCCACTGCGCGCGTCGAAGGTGACATCATCCACAAGACCATCGCCATCGAATCCGGCGCCCATTTCGAGGGCTCGGTGCAGCGCGCCGACGATCCGCTCTCGACCGGCAAGAAAGCCGCGGCTCCCGCAGCCGCCACCGCGGACCAGCACACTGCTGGCTGAGCCTTTCACGGCAGCGACAGTTTACGAAACGCCGGGCCCCTGCCCGGCGTTTTTGCATGCGCGTCCCTGACAATGGATCCCGCGCCGGGCCAACACCCGCTGCGCCTTGGCAGCGCCCAGAAAACGCCCGGCCCGCTCTGGCGCCGCGCCCATGACGGCACGCACCTTAGCACGCAGGACCGGCGGCAGCGCGCGCATCGACTGCGGTCCGGGCCAAAAGCTCTCGCAGCCCACCCCCTCGGCCTGCAGAACCTCGTGCCGCGAGGTGACCAGATGCACATAATCGAGGCCCGCAAGCTCGCGCGCCCAGCCCACGCCGCGCAGCGCAATCAAGGCTTTGGCTGGCACCAGTGGACCCTTGCCCGCGCCGCGATCTCCCAGCGGCAGTCGGACACGGTGCTGCGCCGAGAGGCATAGCGCGCGTAGCGGCAGCCCCGCCCCAAGCGCCCCCGATCGCACCCGGACCGGCGGCAAGGTCGGGCCATCCACCTGCTGGCAAGAGACCCGCAGCATCATCTCCAGCCGCACACTTCTGCCGCGTTCGGTCAGCAGCCATTCGCCCCGGCGCAACTGCTCCGCCGGGCGCAGCCCCCGCGTAGTAGCAATGCGGGTGGGCGCGGCAAAACAGATCGGCGCCAGAGAGGTGAGATAACTGTGAACCCCTTGCGTGTTGTCGTGCCGCCCGACAATGGTCAGCGCCTCGCCAAAGGGCAGCGCCACGCCTTGGATCACAAAAGCCTCGATGCTGAAGGCGTTGCCCGAAAGCGAGACAAACTGCAGCGTATAGGCCTGCCCGCCGCCATCGCGCACATCAAGCTCGTATTCGGACTCGATCACCGTGCCAGCGCCATAAAGCGTGCCGTTGATCACCGTTGCCGCGGCCAATGTCTGCGCCGCCCCGGCATCATCGTCGAAGGTCGCATCGCCCGTGTCATCCACCAGAACCGCCTGCGCCGAGGCCGCGGCCTGAATGGTCAGCGTGTCGACCCCAAGGTCGAACTGGTAGCCGCCATTGTCGTCGAACCCCAAAGGATCGTCGGTGCTTGCCAGCGAAATGTCGAACAGATTGAGCGTAAAGACAGCCATCGCCGCGATCGTCCCCCGGATGTCACCGGAGGCACGTTAGCCCATGGCGCGATAACAGCGGGCAAAGCCGCCTCAGGCCTCCAACTCGGCATCCCAGTAGAGGAAATCGAGCCAGCTGTCGTGCAGGTGGTTGGGCGGGAACTTCCGCCCGACGTTCAGCAGCTCGCCTGCAGTGGGCTGGCGCGGCGCGCGGTAGAGCGACATGCCCGCCCGGCGCAGGCTTTTCGAGCCCTTGCGCAGATTGCACGGCGAACAGGCCGCCACCACATTCTCCCAACTGGTGATCCCGCCCGAGGCGCGCGGCACCACATGGTCAAAGGTCAGATCGCCCTTGCTGCCGCAGTACTGGCAGCGGAATTCATCCCTCAAAAAAAGATTAAAGCGCGTGAAGGCCACGCGCTTTCTCGGTTTTACGTAATCTTTCAGCACCACGACGCTGGGGATTTTCAGCGTCATCGAGGGGCTTCGGACCTCCTCGTCGTACTCGGCTATGATGTCCACCCTGTCGAGGAAGGCCGCCTTCACCGCTTCCTGCCATGGCCAGAGCGACAGCGGGTAATAGGAGAGCGGGCGGTAATCCGCGTTCAGCACCAGCGCGGGGTGTTGCCGGAGCGCCGAGGGCTCTCTTACGAAGTGAGTTCTGAAGTCGCCGTCCATGGGTGAGTCGTCCCCCGCTCTGTCTGCTCGTAAGGGCACCAGAGCGGGACACCCCGCCCCAGCTGTCAAACCACTATATATCGCGGATAGGCTCTGGCAAGCCTCGCTATATGCCCTGATGCCCCTGTGGATAGGTGATGCTCATGACATGAGCATGACACCGGTGCGACACCTGCGCTAGCCTTGCCGCATGAGTGATGAACAACTTCCAAACACCGCCCCGCCGCCGCATCTTCTCGAGGCCGCGCTCTATTGCGCCGATCTCGACGCCGCCGAGGCGTTCTATTCCGGCGTGATGGGGCTGACGAAACTGCAGCGCGTGGGGGATCGCCACGTCTTCTTCCGGGTGGGCAGCGGCGTGCTGCTGATCTTCAATCCCGAAGAGACGGAAAAGCCGCCGCGCAACCCGGCGCTGCCGGTGCCTGCGCATGGCGCGCGCGGGCCGGGCCATGTCTGCCTCGCCATGCCCGGCGCGGCGCTCGACGGCTGGCGCGCCCGCCTGCTGCAAGCGGGCGTCGAGATCGAACAGGATTTCATCTGGCCCAATGGCGCGCGGTCAATCTATTTCCGCGACCCCGGTGGCAATTCGGTGGAACTGGCCGAGCCGCGGCTCTGGGAATAACCAGGCTGGGCATCACGCGTGAACGCCAACCAACGCGCCCGCGGCTCCGCGCCGCGGAGCCGCTACACGCGCTGCGCATCGAGCGGGCAAGCCCGCTGATGCGCTAGAACCCGCATTTGTCCCGCAGGAAGGCCAGCGCCACGCCCAGCCCGTCCGGGGCAATACCGTGGCCGGTGCCCTTCATCACATGGGCATAGACCTCTTTCCAGCCCGCGCCCTGCAGCGCCTCGGCGGCGGCGGGCATGGACTGCGGCGGCACAACGTCATCCTGATCGCCATGCACCAGCAGAACCTGCGGGCGCACCACAACGTCGTCGGCCAGCAGCTCGGGCGAGATCAAACGGCCCGAGAAGGCCACGACGCCTGCCACTTCATCCTCGCGCCGGGGCGCCACATGCAGCGCCATCATCGAGCCCTGCGAGAAGCCGACCAGCGCCACCTGTTCGGGCAGCAGATCCTCATCGACCATCAGCGCGTCGAGAAAGGCGTTCAGATCCTGTACCGCGCGCGCCATGCCCTGCATCGACTCCTCTTCCGAGGACCCGTCGATCCAAGGGATCGGGAACCACTGAAAGCCCATGGGCGCTCCGGCGCAATCCTCGGGCGCGTCGGGCGCGACGAACATCGTGTCGGGCAGATGCTCGCCCAGCGGATCGGCGAGCCCCAGCAGATCGGCCCCATTGGCGCCATAGCCATGCAGGAACACGACGCAGGAGCGGGTCTCGCCCGAAACGGGGCCCTTGCGGCCGGCCTGAAGAACGCGGGTCATGCAATACCTTCCCTTTGCTTTTGCACATGGTAGTAGGCCCAGAGCGCCCGCGCCGCAACCGCTCGCCATGGGCTCCATGCCTCCGCCATCTGGCGTAGCGCGCGTTCTTTCGGGCGCTCGTCCAGATCAAAGAGGATGCGCGCCGCCTCCTGCAGCGCCAGATCGCCCGGCGCGAAGACATCCGCATGGCCGAGTGAAAACATGGCATAGATCTCGGCGGTCCAGACACCGATCCCCTTCACCGCGGTCAGCGTCTCAACCACCTCCTGCGTCGGTGCGGTCCGCAGCGCGTCGAAGTCGATGCCCTCGGCGGCCAGCGCCTGCGCATAGGTGGCCTTCTGCCGCGACAGGCCAAGCGCGCGCAGCCCCTCGATATCCTGCGACAGGATCGCTTCGGGCGAGATCATTCCCGCCGCCTCGAGCCGTGCCCAGATCGCCCGCGCCGAGGCGACGCTGACCTGCTGGCTGACGATGGCCGACAGAAGCTGCGCGAAGCCGTCCTCGCGCCGCCGCAGCGGCAGCGGCCCGGTCAGTTCCAGCGCATGGGCAAAGCGCGGCTCGGCCTCCGCCAGCCAAACGCAGCCCTCGGCCACGCAGGAGTCGGAATGGATGATCCGTCCGACCTGCCGCACCGCATCCGTCATGGCGTCCCTTTCATCTTTCAACAAATACTCAATTCCTGCGCAGAGACGCCAAGCGGCGTCAGGCCGCAGCCGTGCCCTCTTGTACTCCCCCGCACCGCGCCCTACCGATTGCGCATGCACAGCACAACAGAGTCCCGCGCCCGGCGCAATGTCACCATTCTGGTTCTCGCGCAGGCCTTCCTCGGCGCGCAGATGCCGATGATCTTCACCATCGGCGGGCTGGCCGGGCAGTCGCTGGCGCCGAACCCCTGTTTTGCGACGCTGCCGATCTCGCTGATCGTGCTGGGCTCGATGCTGTCAGCAACGCCGGTCTCGGCCTTCATGCAGCGCTTTGGCCGCCGCGCGGGGTTCTTCCTCGGCACCTTCGGTGGCACGCTGGGCGGCATCGTGGGCGCGACGGGGCTTTACCTGCAGTCCTTCCCGATCTTCCTGCTCGGCAGCCTGATCACCGGGCTCTACATGTCGGCGCAGGGGTTCTACCGCTTCGCCGCCGCCGACACCGCCAGCCCCGCCTTCCGCCCCAAGGCGATCTCTTACGTGATGGCGGGCGGGCTGGTCTCGGCGCTCATCGGCCCGCAGGTGGTGAAGCTTACCGCCGACGCCTATGTCATCCCCTTCTTCGGCACCTATGCGGCGGTGATCGCGGTGAACCTCGTGGGCTCGCTGCTGTTTCTTTTCCTCGACATTCCAAAGCCCCCGGCCCCGGCCGAAGGCAGCCCCTATGGCCGCACGCGCTGGCAGTTGATCACCACGCCGCGCATCGCCGTGGCGGTGATCTGCGGCATGGTGAGCTACGCGCTGATGAACCTCGTGATGACCTCGACGCCGCTGGCGGTTGTGGGCTGCGGGTTCGAGACCTCGGACGCGGCCAATGTGGTCAGCGCCCATGTACTGGCGATGTTCGCGCCGTCCTTCTTCACCGGGCAGATGATTAACCGCTTCGGCGTCGAAAAGATCATGGGCCTCGGGCTCGTCATCCTCGCTGGCGCGGGCGCGGTGGCGATGACCGGCGTCGAGCTGGAGAATTTCTTCTTCGCGTTGGTGCTGCTGGGGATCGGCTGGAATTTCGGCTTCATCGGCGCGACCACCATGCTGGCTGGCGCGCATAGCGCCGAGGAGCGCGGCCGCATGCAGGGGCTCAACGATCTGCTGGTGTTCGGCGGGGTGACCTTCGCCTCGCTCGCCTCGGGCGGGCTGATGAACTGCTCGGGCGGCACGCCGCAGCAGGGCTGGAGCGCGGTGGTGATGGCCATGGCGCCCTTCCTCGTGCTGGCAGGCGGCGCACTGATCTGGCTGGTGCTGCGCCCCGAAGAGCAACCGGCGGAGTAAGGCAAATCCCTTACAAGGGATTTGCAACTCTCTTCGAAGACAGTTGCGCTACACCCGCCCGGTAAACCCGGCCTTCGCCAGACGCGCCCGTCGCGAGAATTCCGACAGCTGCAGCGTTCCCTCGGCGACCCGCTGCGGCTCCCGCGCCGCCAGCGCGAGCAGCGGCCCCGCCTGCCATCCCGCCAGCAGCGCCGGACGCGCCGCCTTCGGCACGCCGCCAAAGCCCTTGCGCGCCCGTGCCAGCCGCGCCAGCCCGCCGCGCGCCAGCGCTGCCACGCCCTCGGGGCGTCCATCCAGCAGCGGCACGCGGCCCTTGCTCTCAAGCTCTGGCACTGCGCGCAGGAAGGCTGCGAGACCAAAGGCATAGCCCGCATCCAGCGCCACCTCTTCGCCCATACCGGCAGGTCCCGCCAACCCCCGCCCCGCCGCCAGCAGCAGCAGGCCCGAGGTTTCCTCGAGATAGCGGGTCAGATGCGCCTCATCCTCGAACGGGTCGCGGTAGATGTCCCAGCGCCGCGCGCCGACCAGCGGATCGAGCCGGGCCGCGGTCTCGCCATCCAGCACCTGAGCCAGCGGCGTGACCACCTCGTGCCGCCGCACCGCCCCGCCCGTGGCGATCTCTTCCAGCGCGTCGCGCCACCATTGCAGGCGCATCTCGGCGATCATCGTCTCCTGCGTCACCCAAGGCGCGCGGGCGACCTCGAGGTTGAACGCATAGAGCGGAAACAGCACGCGCCGCGCCTGTGGCGGCGCGGCCATGGCGGCAGCGAAACGGTCGGGATCGCCGCGCTCGATCAGCCCGGCACAGGCAATCAGATCGTCACTGAGCTGCACGCGCGGCCCCGCAGTCGCGGATCAGCTTCCAGCGCACCGCATCCAGCAGCGCCTCGAAGGAGGCGTCGACTATGTTGGCGCTGACGCCGACCGTCTGCCAGCGCCGCCCGGCCCCGTCCTCGCTGTCGATGATGACGCGGGTCACCGCCTCGGTGCCGCCTTGGGTGATGCGCACCTTGAAGTCCACCAGCCGCATGTCGTCGATCATCGACTGATAGGGCCCGAGGTCCTTGGCCAGCGCCTTCGACAGCGCGTTCACCGGGCCGCGGTCGTGGCCCTCGGTGTCGAGACTGTCGGAGACCGAGAGCTTTTTCTCGCCGTCGATCTTCACCACCACCACGGCCTCGGAGAGCGAGACCATCTGGTCGTATTTGTTCTTCCGCCGCTCGATGGTCACCCGGTAGCGCTTCACCTCGAAGAACTCCGGCAGCAGCCCCAGCTCGTCCCGCGCCAAGAGCTCAAAGCTCGCCTGCGCGGTGTCATAGGTGTAGCCCTCGGCCTCCTGCGCCTTGATGCGCTCAAGGATGCGCCCCAGCGCCGGATCCCCCTTCTCGACCTCCAGCCCCGCTTCGGCGAGGCGGCGGCGCAGGTTCGACTGCCCGGCTTGGTTCGACATGGGGATGACGCGGCGGTTGCCCACCTGCCCCGGCTCGATGTGCTCGTAGGTGCTGGGGTCCTTGAGGATCGCGCTGGCGTGCAGACCCGCCTTATGGGCAAAGGCCGAACTGCCGACAAAGGCCGCCTGCCGCATCGGCACACGGTTGAGGATCTCGTCGAGCATCCGGCTCATCTGGGTCAGCCCCTCCAGCGCCTCGCGGCGCACGCCGGTCTCATAGCGGCTGGCGTAGGGCTCCTTGAGCAGCAGCACCGGGATCAGCGTGGTGAGATTGGCGTTGCCGCAGCGCTCGCCCAGACCGTTGAGCGTGCCCTGCAACTGCCGCACGCCCGCGTCGATCGCCGCCAGCGTGCAGCCCACGGCGTTCTCGGTGTCATTGTGGGTATGGATGCCAAGCCTTTCGCCGGGCACGCCCGCCGCGATCACCTCACGCACGATGCGCCCCACTTCCTCGGGTAGCGTGCCGCCGTTGGTGTCGCAGAGCACCACCCAGCGCGCGCCACTTTCCAGCGCCGCCTTCACGCAGCCAAGCGCATAGCCGGGGTTGGCCTTGTAGCCGTCAAAGAAATGCTCGGCGTCAAACAGCGCCTCGCGCCCCTGCGCCACGCAATGCGCGACCGAGGCCGAGATCGCCTCGAGGTTCTCTTCGAGCGTGATGCCAAGCGCGGTGGTGACGTGGAACTCATGGGTCTTGCCCACGAGGCAGACCGACGGCGTGCCCGCGTTCAGCACCGCCGCCAGCACGTCGTCATTGGCCGCCGAGCGCCCTGCCCGCTTGGTCATGCCAAAGGCGGTCATCGTGGCGCGCGTCTCGCCCACCTCGTCGAAAAAAGCGCTGTCGGTCGGGTTGGCCCCGGGCCAGCCGCCTTCGATATAGTCGACCCCCAGCGCATCCAGCGCCGCGACGATACGGTGCTTCTCGGCGGTGGAGAATTGCACGCCCTGGGTCTGCTGCCCGTCGCGCAGGGTGGTGTCGTAGATGTAGAGACGCTCCTTCCCCATCACGCCGCTCCTTTCATCTTTCCACAAATACTCAACGATCCCGGGCGACCAGCCCGGGCCGCGCCCGACCCTCCCCCCGGGAGGGCGCATGTGCGACACTGCAAGACAGTCATCCGCAGCTCGGGCTGGCGAGATAAACCGCGCGGCTCAAGCCCTGCAAAGCGCCCACCCAGGGTCGGGCGCAGCCCTTCGCTGTGTAGAAGATCACTCAAACGAGCCCCTCCAACTTGGCGGCATCAAAGCCCGCGCCGGGCAGAAGCTCGACGCCCGCCTTGGACATGCGCACTTCGACCCCCGCTTCGATCAGCGCGGTTTTGAGCCGGTCGACCTCGGAGAAATCCTTGGTCTCCATAGCCTTGGCCCGGACGCCGGCAAGATGCTCGGCGAGGCCCGAGAGGTCCACATCCGGTGCCATGGCCCACTCCGGGATTCCATCATCCAAGAAGCCTAGGAGACGCAGCGAAGCCCGCAGGTTGGGCGCATCTCCAGCGTGAGAAAGCTGGTGAAGCTCCGCGATAGCCCCTGCGGTGTTCAGGTCATCAGACAGGGCATCAACAAGCGGCTGGTAGGGCTCGGCGTTGTCCAACGCTTCTGCCGCCTGTGCGTACCACTTGCGCAGCGTCGCCTCGGCCTGCGCCGCCTTCTCGGCGGTCCAGTCCATCGGCTTGCGGTAATGGGTCGAGAGCATGACGAAGCGGATCACCTCGCCCGGCACGGCGGGCATGCCGTCGTGCCCATCCAGCAGATCGCGCACGGTGAAGAAATTACCCAAGGATTTGGACATCTTCTTGCCCTCGACCTGCAGCATCTCGTTGTGCAGCCAGACCTTGGCGAACTCGCCATGCGGGTGCGCGCAGCAGCTCTGGGCGATCTCGTTCTCGTGGTGCGGGAACATCAGGTCGTTGCCGCCGCCATGAATGTCAAAGCTCTCGCCCAGAAGCTCATAGGCCATGGCCGAGCACTCAATGTGCCAGCCCGGACGACCCCGGCCCCAAGGGCTGTCCCAGCCCGGCAGATCATCCGCCGAGGGCTTCCACAGCACGAAATCCATCGGGTTGCGCTTGTAGGGCGCCACCTCGACCCGCGCCCCGGCGATCATGTCGTCGACCGAACGGCCGGACAGCGCGCCATAGTCCTTGTAGCTCTCCACCGCGAAAAGCACGTGCCCCTCGGCCTCATAGGCGTGACCGTCGGCAATGAGCCCGTCGATCATCGCGACCATTTGCGCGATGAACTGCGTGGCGCGGGGCATGTGATCGGGCTCCATCACGCCGACCGCGCCCATGTCCTGCAGATACCAGCCGATGGTCTCTTCGGTGCGCTCGGCGATCAGCTCTTCGAGGCTGCGCGGATCGCCCGCCGCTTTGCGCGCCTGCGCCGTGGCGTTGATCTTGTCGTCGACGTCGGTGAAGTTGCGCACATAGGTGACGTGATCCGGCCCATAGACATGGCGCAGCAACCGCGCCAGCACGTCAAAGACGATGGCCGGGCGGGCGTTGCCGAGGTGCGCGCGGTCATAGACCGTAGGCCCGCAGACATACATCCGGACGTTCTTGGGATCGATCGGGGTGAAGACCTCCTTACGGCGGGTCTTCGAGTTGGTCAGCGAGATGGTCATGGCGCGCTCCTTCGCGGCGGTCGCGGCGGGAGTAGCAACTTCATCTCTCGATTGGAATAGAAGACCGGCCCGCCGAAGATATCAGCAGGTAATGCAGCAAATCTGAATGGCGTTGCGCAGGGTCATGCGGGCTGTCTAGCGCGGCGCGTCCCGCGCGTCCAGCATTTCCACCAGCTTTGCCAGAGACGAGAGGTTGCGCGCGGTGAGCGGCGCACCCGCGATGGCCTCGAGCCGGGGCGCGAGCTTCGAGCGGCCAAAGCCGCCGGGCGTGTGTAGCCAGATCATGCCCTCGCCCTCGGCGATCTCGTCTCCGGGGGCGGCGAAGCGCTCGAACAGCGCGCGATCAAGGCTGGCGGGGGTGAGGCTGGCGGGGGCGAAGAGAAACCCCACATGCACGCGCTTGGGTTCATCGGGCGCGAAGGGGCAGCGCTCCAGCGCCGCGCGCAGCCGCTCCGGCGGCAGCACCAGTACCGGCACGTCGAGCCCCAGCCCCGACAAGACGCGTTGCAGCGCCGCGGCCAAAGCCTCAGGCGCGTCCTCGGCGTCGAACAGAAGGTTGCCCGAGGCGAGATGGCTCTGCACCTCTTGCCAGCCCAACCCTTCGCAAAGCGCGCGCAGCTTGGCCATGGGCAGCGCATTGGCACCGCCGACATTGATCCCGCGCAGCAGGGCGACGTTAAGAGCCATGGATCACCTCCGGCGCCAACAAAGACCAAGGGGCAGCTACGGTCAATCGGGCACCGGCTCAGCGCCCCACAACGCAAAAGGCCCCGCCGTGCGGCAGGGCCTTTCAAAACTCATCCAGCGCGGATCACTCCGCCGCGTCGGGCGCGGGCGCACCATCGGTGGGCGCATCCTCGGCCTTCTTGCGCGGCTTGCGGGTGCGCTTGGGCTTTTCCTCGGCCTGCTCGGCCGGAGCGTCAGCGGGTTTCGCCGCCTCTTCGCCCTCGGGCTTTTTGCGACGGGTGCGCGGCTTGGGCTTGGGCTTGCTCTCGGCGCGGCTTTCCGGGGTTTCGACGAGACCGCTGTCATCATCGTCATCCGACGCACCGCCCAGCACGTCCGGCTGATCGCCAAGGCCCGGCAGGCTCTGGGTTTCTACCTCGGGCTGCTGCGCCTTGGGCTCGTGCCCGGCATCGCCCTGCGCAGGCTGGTTGCCGTTATTCTGGCCACCGCCGCTCTGGTTGCCATGGTTCTGGCCGCCATTGCCCTGCTGGTTGCCGCCGTCGCGGGTCTCGCCACGGTTTTGGTCGCGGCTTTGGTCACGGTCGGACCGGTCGCGGTCGCGCTGCGCCTGACGCTCGCGGTTCTCGCGCTCTTGCTGTTCGCGGCGCTGGTCGGCTTCCTTCTGCGCTTCCGACAGCAGGCGCATATAGTGCTCGGCGTGCTGCTGGAAGTTCTCGGCAGCAACGCGGTCGTTGCCGAGCGCCGCATCGCGGGCCAACTGGTTGTATTTGTCGATGATCTGCTGCGGCGTGCCGCGCACCTTGCCCTCCGGGCCCGAGCTGTCGAACACGCGGTTGACGACGTTCCCAAGAGTGTTGCGGTTGCGGTTGTTCTTCGACCGCGAGCGGGATTTCGAGGATCGCATCTTGTCTGCTATCAGCCTTGTGTCTGACTGTCCCTGTGACCTCGGCGCTGCGCCTGATGTGGCGCCGTCAATGCCCGTGATCACTCCAATGTCGGGTTGATGTCGGGCGGGACCGCTGTGAGGCATCCACCGCTCCGACCCCTACTGCTAATCATTTCGAGGCAGGGCTGACAAGGGAAAATCTCGGAAAATATGAGATTTTCGCCCGAAATGCGCCGAAACGTGGTTTCAAAGCGCTTGCAGCCGCCCCGTAACCACTCGATCGCGCCCATCGAGATCGGCAATGACCGCAACGTCAACCAGCCCAGAGGCGCGGAAAAGGTCTGCGACCGCCGCGCCCTGTGACGGCCCGATCTCGACCAGCAGCCGCCCGCCCGGCGCCAGATGCGCCGCCGCCCCCGCCGCGATCGCGCGATAGGCCTCCAGCCCGTCGCCCTCGTCGGTCAGCGCCATGCGCGGCTCGTGATCACGCACCTCGGGCGCCAGCCCCGGCATCTCGGTCAGCGCGATATAGGGCGGGTTCGACACGATGAGATCGAA encodes:
- a CDS encoding HNH endonuclease encodes the protein MDGDFRTHFVREPSALRQHPALVLNADYRPLSYYPLSLWPWQEAVKAAFLDRVDIIAEYDEEVRSPSMTLKIPSVVVLKDYVKPRKRVAFTRFNLFLRDEFRCQYCGSKGDLTFDHVVPRASGGITSWENVVAACSPCNLRKGSKSLRRAGMSLYRAPRQPTAGELLNVGRKFPPNHLHDSWLDFLYWDAELEA
- a CDS encoding M23 family metallopeptidase, whose amino-acid sequence is MRTRLAIKWHALLERYFPERRLFLRSDNDTRFIRLRSGTQAAATLGIALTVGWTIVATAILMMDSISAGNFREQARRDQTTYQQRLNELSRERDVRAAEAKAAQERFNVALTQVSEMQSQLLDSETRRRELETGIDVIQSTLGTAMKEREEATGRLATLQDQLDEGGTAIASAEGDGTLDLLSEALARTAEERDQVVADAQDALVRADEMATELRLREEQNDIIFRQLEDAMTISVEPLDKMFKAAGMNPDSLIKQVRKGYSGQGGPLTPLTFTTRGQEPSLDTERANRILGEMDKLNLYRIAAEKAPFAVPLKDPFRFTSGFGRRWGRLHAGTDFAAPHGTPIYATADGVVIHAGWMSGYGRLVKIQHEFGIETRYAHMSRINVKVGQRVSRGQQVGAMGNTGRSTGTHLHYEVRVGGEPVNPMIYIKAANDVF
- a CDS encoding bactofilin family protein; its protein translation is MFSKSKINEPGPKAEDTAAKPAVSDAPRSTEFKPTAPKAKPPASVLSSDLHITGNIKTTGDIQVEGTIEGDIRAHLLTVGESATIKGEIIADDVVINGRIVGRVRGLKVRLTATARVEGDIIHKTIAIESGAHFEGSVQRADDPLSTGKKAAAPAAATADQHTAG
- a CDS encoding alpha/beta hydrolase; this encodes MTRVLQAGRKGPVSGETRSCVVFLHGYGANGADLLGLADPLGEHLPDTMFVAPDAPEDCAGAPMGFQWFPIPWIDGSSEEESMQGMARAVQDLNAFLDALMVDEDLLPEQVALVGFSQGSMMALHVAPRREDEVAGVVAFSGRLISPELLADDVVVRPQVLLVHGDQDDVVPPQSMPAAAEALQGAGWKEVYAHVMKGTGHGIAPDGLGVALAFLRDKCGF
- a CDS encoding MFS transporter, with translation MHSTTESRARRNVTILVLAQAFLGAQMPMIFTIGGLAGQSLAPNPCFATLPISLIVLGSMLSATPVSAFMQRFGRRAGFFLGTFGGTLGGIVGATGLYLQSFPIFLLGSLITGLYMSAQGFYRFAAADTASPAFRPKAISYVMAGGLVSALIGPQVVKLTADAYVIPFFGTYAAVIAVNLVGSLLFLFLDIPKPPAPAEGSPYGRTRWQLITTPRIAVAVICGMVSYALMNLVMTSTPLAVVGCGFETSDAANVVSAHVLAMFAPSFFTGQMINRFGVEKIMGLGLVILAGAGAVAMTGVELENFFFALVLLGIGWNFGFIGATTMLAGAHSAEERGRMQGLNDLLVFGGVTFASLASGGLMNCSGGTPQQGWSAVVMAMAPFLVLAGGALIWLVLRPEEQPAE
- a CDS encoding DNA-3-methyladenine glycosylase family protein translates to MTDAVRQVGRIIHSDSCVAEGCVWLAEAEPRFAHALELTGPLPLRRREDGFAQLLSAIVSQQVSVASARAIWARLEAAGMISPEAILSQDIEGLRALGLSRQKATYAQALAAEGIDFDALRTAPTQEVVETLTAVKGIGVWTAEIYAMFSLGHADVFAPGDLALQEAARILFDLDERPKERALRQMAEAWSPWRAVAARALWAYYHVQKQREGIA
- a CDS encoding Hint domain-containing protein; its protein translation is MAVFTLNLFDISLASTDDPLGFDDNGGYQFDLGVDTLTIQAAASAQAVLVDDTGDATFDDDAGAAQTLAAATVINGTLYGAGTVIESEYELDVRDGGGQAYTLQFVSLSGNAFSIEAFVIQGVALPFGEALTIVGRHDNTQGVHSYLTSLAPICFAAPTRIATTRGLRPAEQLRRGEWLLTERGRSVRLEMMLRVSCQQVDGPTLPPVRVRSGALGAGLPLRALCLSAQHRVRLPLGDRGAGKGPLVPAKALIALRGVGWARELAGLDYVHLVTSRHEVLQAEGVGCESFWPGPQSMRALPPVLRAKVRAVMGAAPERAGRFLGAAKAQRVLARRGIHCQGRACKNAGQGPGVS
- a CDS encoding VOC family protein — its product is MSDEQLPNTAPPPHLLEAALYCADLDAAEAFYSGVMGLTKLQRVGDRHVFFRVGSGVLLIFNPEETEKPPRNPALPVPAHGARGPGHVCLAMPGAALDGWRARLLQAGVEIEQDFIWPNGARSIYFRDPGGNSVELAEPRLWE